The following are encoded together in the Natronincola ferrireducens genome:
- a CDS encoding IreB family regulatory phosphoprotein, translated as MGDKFNLTMKFNLEKDKEKQVKDIIIEVHKSLEEKGYNPINQMIGYILSGDPTYITNYNEARSIIRKIERDELLEELLKTYLEKNRSE; from the coding sequence ATGGGAGATAAATTCAACTTAACAATGAAGTTTAACTTAGAGAAGGATAAAGAAAAACAAGTAAAGGATATTATTATAGAAGTTCATAAGTCCCTAGAGGAAAAAGGGTATAATCCAATTAATCAGATGATAGGATATATCCTATCAGGAGATCCAACCTATATTACAAACTATAATGAGGCTAGAAGTATCATTAGAAAAATTGAAAGAGATGAATTATTAGAGGAATTACTAAAAACATACTTAGAAAAAAATAGGAGCGAATAA